One window of Cygnus atratus isolate AKBS03 ecotype Queensland, Australia chromosome 17, CAtr_DNAZoo_HiC_assembly, whole genome shotgun sequence genomic DNA carries:
- the C17H12orf43 gene encoding protein CUSTOS isoform X2 yields MARRSGGRAFGEAGCLPPPSCRAAPCRPTAPSMRRGRAVRCGRTTAPSTPRGRSRPKMAAPRGGSGPNSDSDSDSGGEAAARFREAAWDCVKQAAVGAEPRGGGFKKDRLQSAQPSLRREVNGHDEDGNELQTTPEFRAHVAKKLGAMLDSFITVLKDSSGPSQTCVQQPDGGDDGDCEKSECSRASRRRQPSSSSDLDSDQEWQRYQEAAVSAADILKQSTFPALSQDSSQNPSQGYVEHSQKKKKKKKIKGENKTEKKLIDSAECDQVSKDLPHLSANGQHKRQDSNHTENTVLPGAVKKKKKKKKKSE; encoded by the exons ATGGCTCGGAGGAGCGGAGGAAGGGCTTTCGGAGAGGCGGGGTGCCTGCCGCCGCCATCTTGTcgggcagctccctgcaggccTACAGCCCCCAGCATGCGCCGCGGCCGGGCGGTGCGGTGCGGCAGGACTACAGCCCCCAGCACGCCCCGCGGCCGGAGCCGccccaagatggcggcgcccaGGGGCGGCTCGGGCCCGAACTCGGACTCGGACTCAGACAGCggcggcgaggcggcggcgcggTTCCGGGAGGCGGCCTGGGACTGCGTGAAGCAGGCGGCGGTGGGAGCGGAGCCGCGCGGTG GTGGCTTTAAAAAAGATCGGTTACAGTCTGCTCAGCCTAGCCTAAG gCGTGAGGTGAATGGTCATGATGAGGATGGAAATGAGCTACAGACCACACCGGAGTTCAGGGCACATGTTGCAAAGAAACTGGGAGCAATGCTGGACAG tttcaTCACTGTCTTGAAGGATTCATCAGGACCTTCACAAACTTGTGTGCAGCAGCCTGACGGTGGAGATGATG GAGACTGTGAGAAATCAGAGTGTAGCCGAGCCTCAAGGAGGAGACAGCCATCTAGCTCCAG TGACCTGGACAGTGATCAAGAGTGGCAAAGGTACCAGGAGGCTGCTGTGTCAGCTGCAGACATTTTGAAGCAAAGCActtttcctgctctgtcccAGGATTCCAGCCAGAATCCAAGTCAGGGTTATGTAGAGCacagccagaagaaaaagaagaaaaagaaaatcaagggAGAGaacaagactgaaaagaaattaatagaCTCAGCAGAGTGTGACCAGGTCAGCAAAGATTTGCCACACTTGTCTGCAAATGGGCAGCATAAGAGACAAGACAGCAATCATACAGAGAACACAGTGTTGCCCGGAGctgtgaagaagaagaaaaagaagaagaaaaaaagtgaatga
- the C17H12orf43 gene encoding protein CUSTOS isoform X1 produces the protein MARRSGGRAFGEAGCLPPPSCRAAPCRPTAPSMRRGRAVRCGRTTAPSTPRGRSRPKMAAPRGGSGPNSDSDSDSGGEAAARFREAAWDCVKQAAVGAEPRGGGFKKDRLQSAQPSLRREVNGHDEDGNELQTTPEFRAHVAKKLGAMLDSFITVLKDSSGPSQTCVQQPDGGDDGFRLFSSSVPGDCEKSECSRASRRRQPSSSSDLDSDQEWQRYQEAAVSAADILKQSTFPALSQDSSQNPSQGYVEHSQKKKKKKKIKGENKTEKKLIDSAECDQVSKDLPHLSANGQHKRQDSNHTENTVLPGAVKKKKKKKKKSE, from the exons ATGGCTCGGAGGAGCGGAGGAAGGGCTTTCGGAGAGGCGGGGTGCCTGCCGCCGCCATCTTGTcgggcagctccctgcaggccTACAGCCCCCAGCATGCGCCGCGGCCGGGCGGTGCGGTGCGGCAGGACTACAGCCCCCAGCACGCCCCGCGGCCGGAGCCGccccaagatggcggcgcccaGGGGCGGCTCGGGCCCGAACTCGGACTCGGACTCAGACAGCggcggcgaggcggcggcgcggTTCCGGGAGGCGGCCTGGGACTGCGTGAAGCAGGCGGCGGTGGGAGCGGAGCCGCGCGGTG GTGGCTTTAAAAAAGATCGGTTACAGTCTGCTCAGCCTAGCCTAAG gCGTGAGGTGAATGGTCATGATGAGGATGGAAATGAGCTACAGACCACACCGGAGTTCAGGGCACATGTTGCAAAGAAACTGGGAGCAATGCTGGACAG tttcaTCACTGTCTTGAAGGATTCATCAGGACCTTCACAAACTTGTGTGCAGCAGCCTGACGGTGGAGATGATG GTTTTcgcctcttctcctcctctgtccCAGGAGACTGTGAGAAATCAGAGTGTAGCCGAGCCTCAAGGAGGAGACAGCCATCTAGCTCCAG TGACCTGGACAGTGATCAAGAGTGGCAAAGGTACCAGGAGGCTGCTGTGTCAGCTGCAGACATTTTGAAGCAAAGCActtttcctgctctgtcccAGGATTCCAGCCAGAATCCAAGTCAGGGTTATGTAGAGCacagccagaagaaaaagaagaaaaagaaaatcaagggAGAGaacaagactgaaaagaaattaatagaCTCAGCAGAGTGTGACCAGGTCAGCAAAGATTTGCCACACTTGTCTGCAAATGGGCAGCATAAGAGACAAGACAGCAATCATACAGAGAACACAGTGTTGCCCGGAGctgtgaagaagaagaaaaagaagaagaaaaaaagtgaatga